Proteins encoded in a region of the Ranitomeya imitator isolate aRanImi1 chromosome 9, aRanImi1.pri, whole genome shotgun sequence genome:
- the LOC138649502 gene encoding basic proline-rich protein-like, producing MSGQLSTDNEAEPTAQGVESECASALRRQGDVIVFNSQIYTRPPPGPLSPSTRDPHPGHSPPVHETPTRATLPQYTRPPPGPLSLSTRDPHPGHSPPLHETPTRATLLQRTRPPPGPLSPSARDPHPGHSPPVHETPTRATLPQYETPTRATLPQYTRPPPGPLSFSTRDPHPGHSPPVHETPTRATLPQYTRPPPGPLSPSTRDPHPGHSPPVHETPTRATLPQYTRPPPGPLSPSTRDPHPGHSPPVRDPHPGHSPSLHETPTRATLPQYTRPPPGPLSPSTRPPPGPLSLTARDPHPGHSPPVHETPTRATLPQHTRPPPGPLSPTARDPHPGHSPSAHETPTRATLPQCTRPPPGPLSPSARDPHPGHSPPVRDPHPGHSPPVHETPTRATLLQYTRPPPGPLSPSTRDPHPGHSPPVHETPTRATLPQYTRPPPGPLSPSTRDPHPGHSPPVHETPTRATLPQYTRPPPGPLSPSTRDPHPGHSPPVRDPHPGHSPSLHETPTRATLPQYTRPPPGPLSLSTRDPHPGHSPPVHETPTRATLPQHTRPPPGPLSPSTRPPPGPLSPSMRPPPGPLSLSMRPPPGPLSLSMRPPPGPLSLSTRPPPGPLSPSTRDPHPGHSPPAHETPTRATLPQYTRPPPGPLSHSTRDPHPGHSPSAHETPTRATLPQYETPTRATLPQYETPTRATLPQYETPTRATLPQYETPTRATLPQYETPTRATLP from the exons ATGTCCGGACAGCTGAGCACCGACAACGAGGCGGAGCCTACTGCACAGGGGGTGGAGTCTGAGTGCGCAAGCGCACTGCGCCGACAGGGTGATGTCATTGTATTCAATAGTCAGATC TACACGAGACCCCCACCCGGGCCACTCTCCCCCAGCACACGAGACCCCCACCCGGGCCACTCTCCCCCAGTACACGAGACCCCCACCCGGGCCACTCTCCCCCAGTACACGAGACCCCCACCCGGGCCACTCTCCCTCAGCACACGAGACCCCCACCCGGGCCACTCTCCCCCACTGCACGAGACCCCCACCCGGGCCACTCTCCTTCAGCGCACGAGACCCCCACCCGGGCCACTCTCCCCCAGTGCACGAGACCCCCACCCGGGCCACTCTCCCCCAGTGCACGAGACCCCCACCCGGGCCACTCTCCCCCAGTACGAGACCCCCACCCGGGCCACTCTCCCCCAGTACACGAGACCCCCACCCGGGCCACTCTCCTTCAGTACACGAGACCCCCACCCGGGCCACTCTCCCCCAGTACACGAGACCCCCACCCGGGCCACTCTCCCCCAGTACACGAGACCCCCACCCGGGCCACTCTCCCCCAGTACACGAGACCCCCACCCGGGCCACTCTCCCCCAGTACACGAGACCCCCACCCGGGCCACTCTCCCCCAGTACACGAGACCCCCACCCGGGCCACTCTCCCCCAGTACACGAGACCCCCACCCGGGCCACTCTCCCCCAGTACGAGACCCCCACCCGGGCCACTCTCCCTCACTGCACGAGACCCCCACCCGGGCCACTCTCCCCCAGTACACGAGACCCCCACCCGGGCCACTCTCCCCCAGTACGAGACCCCCACCCGGGCCACTCTCCCTCACTGCACGAGACCCCCACCCGGGCCACTCTCCCCCAGTACACGAGACCCCCACCCGGGCCACTCTCCCTCAGCACACGAGACCCCCACCCGGGCCACTCTCCCCCACTGCACGAGACCCCCACCCGGGCCACTCTCCTTCAGCGCACGAGACCCCCACCCGGGCCACTCTCCCCCAGTGCACGAGACCCCCACCCGGGCCACTCTCCCCCAGTGCACGAGACCCCCACCCGGGCCACTCTCCCCCAGTACGAGACCCCCACCCGGGCCACTCTCCCCCAGTACACGAGACCCCCACCCGGGCCACTCTCCTTCAGTACACGAGACCCCCACCCGGGCCACTCTCCCCCAGTACACGAGACCCCCACCCGGGCCACTCTCCCCCAGTACACGAGACCCCCACCCGGGCCACTCTCCCCCAGTACACGAGACCCCCACCCGGGCCACTCTCCCCCAGTACACGAGACCCCCACCCGGGCCACTCTCCCCCAGTACACGAGACCCCCACCCGGGCCACTCTCCCCCAGTACACGAGACCCCCACCCGGGCCACTCTCCCCCAGTACACGAGACCCCCACCCGGGCCACTCTCCCCCAGTACGAGACCCCCACCCGGGCCACTCTCCCTCACTGCACGAGACCCCCACCCGGGCCACTCTCCCCCAGTACACGAGACCCCCACCCGGGCCACTCTCCCTCAGCACACGAGACCCCCACCCGGGCCACTCTCCCCCAGTACACGAGACCCCCACCCGGGCCACTCTCCCTCAGCACACGAGACCCCCACCCGGGCCACTCTCCCCCAGTACGAGACCCCCACCCGGGCCACTCTCCCCCAGTATGAGACCCCCACCCGGGCCACTCTCCCTCAGTATGAGACCCCCACCCGGGCCACTCTCCCTCAGTATGAGACCCCCACCCGGGCCACTCTCCCTCAGTACGAGACCCCCACCCGGGCCACTCTCCCCCAGTACACGAGACCCCCACCCGGGCCACTCTCCCCCAGCGCACGAGACCCCCACCCGGGCCACTCTCCCCCAGTACACGAGACCCCCACCCGGGCCACTCTCCCACAGTACACGAGACCCCCACCCGGGCCACTCTCCCTCAGCACACGAGACCCCCACCCGGGCCACTCTCCCCCAGTACGAGACCCCCACCCGGGCCACTCTCCCCCAGTATGAGACCCCCACCCGGGCCACTCTCCCTCAGTACGAGACCCCCACCCGGGCCACTCTCCCCCAGTATGAGACCCCCACCCGGGCCACTCTCCCCCAGTATGAGACCCCCACCCGGGCCACTCTCCCCTAG
- the TMEM41B gene encoding transmembrane protein 41B has product MARARSAGAATAAEQRADSGRQEKLIQGKARSEGGSARTSLLILTSIFLSAAFVMFLVYKHFPQLSEEEIEKIKIPRDMEDAKALGKVLSKYKDTFYVEVLVAYFTTYIFLQTFAIPGSIFLSILSGFLYPFPLALFLVCLCSGLGASFCYLLSYLVGRPVVYKYLTEKAVKWSQQVDRHRDHLINYIIFLRITPFLPNWFINITSPVINVPLKVFFLGTFLGVAPPSFVAIKAGTTLYQLTTAGEAVSWNSVIVLMVLAVVSILPAIFQSRLKKKFE; this is encoded by the exons ATGGCCAGAGCCCGGAGCGCGGGAGCCGCCACCGCGGCGGAGCAGAGAGCGGACAGCGGCCGCCAGGAGAAGCTGATCCAGG GGAAGGCTCGCTCGGAGGGCGGCTCCGCCCGCACGTCGCTCCTCATCCTCACCTCCATATTCCTCTCCGCCGCTTTCGTCATGTTCCTGGTCTACAAGCATTTCCCACAGCTGAGCGA GGAAGAGATTGAAAAGATCAAGATCCCGCGGGACATGGAGGACGCGAAGGCGCTGGGGAAGGTGCTCTCCAAATACAAGGACACCTTCTACGTGGAGGTGTTGGTGGCGTACTTCACCACCTACATCTT CCTGCAGACATTCGCCATCCCTGGCTCCATATTCCTTAGCATCCTCTCCGGATTCCTCTACCCTTTCCCTCTCGCCCTGTTCCTCGTGTGTTTG TGCTCCGGCCTGGGCGCCTCGTTCTGCTACCTGCTGTCGTACCTGGTCGGCCGGCCGGTGGTTTACAAGTATCTGACGGAGAAGGCGGTGAAGTGGTCGCAGCAG GTTGACCGGCACCGGGATCATCTCATCAATTACATCATCTTCCTGCGGATCACACCGTTCCTGCCCAACTGGTTCATCAACATCACATCCCCCGTCATCAACGTCCCCCTCAAAGTGTTCTTCCTGGGAACATTTCTAG GTGTGGCTCCGCCGTCATTTGTCGCCATTAAGGCCGGCACCACGCTTTACCAGCTGACCACGGCGGGGGAGGCCGTGTCCTGGAACTCTGTCATCGTCCTCATGGTCCTCGCCGTCGTCTCCATCTTACCAGCCATTTTCCAGAGCAGATTGAAAAAGAAATTTGAGTGA